In Salinisphaera sp. LB1, one genomic interval encodes:
- a CDS encoding DUF1833 family protein produces the protein MRITQSELQARVAESSAQIIVQLLEVVTANETVRLVADENDLETPWGTFQRFPFELTTLSASETKPPQIKFSCDTVDTRIIQELRKVAGQKDDVLLRFRMVDAANPSDIKYGPSTFKFSNMDTDGFTSCTLTGTFMASALSDTFPSQQISPANAGS, from the coding sequence ATGAGGATCACCCAAAGTGAATTACAGGCTCGTGTTGCTGAATCAAGCGCACAAATTATCGTTCAATTGCTCGAAGTCGTGACAGCAAATGAAACGGTTCGACTTGTGGCCGATGAAAATGATCTTGAAACGCCATGGGGAACATTCCAGCGATTCCCGTTCGAGTTAACCACGTTATCAGCGAGCGAAACTAAGCCGCCACAGATCAAGTTTAGTTGCGACACGGTTGATACTCGAATCATTCAAGAGCTTCGAAAGGTCGCAGGCCAGAAAGACGATGTGCTATTGCGATTCCGCATGGTCGATGCCGCTAACCCCAGCGATATCAAATACGGTCCATCGACATTCAAATTCTCGAACATGGATACAGACGGGTTCACGAGTTGCACGCTAACCGGAACGTTCATGGCGTCCGCTCTATCGGACACGTTCCCGTCGCAACAGATTAGCCCGGCAAACGCTGGATCATGA
- a CDS encoding DUF4035 domain-containing protein has protein sequence MEEISSAEYDDWYYYAQHEPIGPARHDYNNAMLCTLLANINRGEKSKPFTMHDFLHFEEQPEKKKHDPVDLSEMIKVQLAGMKSSNR, from the coding sequence TTGGAAGAAATATCATCGGCGGAATACGACGATTGGTATTACTACGCCCAACACGAACCAATCGGGCCAGCCCGTCACGACTACAACAACGCCATGCTGTGCACGTTGCTCGCCAACATCAACAGAGGCGAGAAGTCAAAGCCGTTCACGATGCACGACTTTCTGCATTTCGAGGAACAGCCAGAAAAAAAGAAACACGATCCGGTTGATCTATCCGAAATGATCAAGGTCCAATTGGCGGGCATGAAATCGTCAAATCGATAA